From a single Lineus longissimus chromosome 16, tnLinLong1.2, whole genome shotgun sequence genomic region:
- the LOC135500831 gene encoding uncharacterized protein LOC135500831, translating into MKPKDVKIEHEEYLWDKLYRKEFPKKAIFRFQIGDVVRIARIPTSLFEKGSTAKWTEENFVVAHRRATEPPTYKLHDLQQELIKGSFYEHQMQKIEMPTDEQTYHADILKRRKRKGKLQFFVHYRGWPSSFDE; encoded by the coding sequence ATGAAACCCAAGGATGTGAAGATTGAACACGAAGAGTATTTATGGGACAAACTGTACAGAAAGGAATTTCCGAAAAaagccatttttcgtttccaaaTCGGGGACGTAGTTCGTATCGCTCGAATTCCCACCAGCCTGTTTGAGAAAGGATCGACTGCCAAATGGACAGAAGAGAATTTTGTTGTCGCACATCGCAGAGCGACAGAGCCACCCACCTATAAGCTGCATGACTTACAGCAAGAACTGATCAAAGGCTCGTTTTATGAACATCAGATGCAGAAAATTGAGATGCCAACGGATGAGCAAACCTATCACGCCGATATTTTAAAACGCCGGAAACGCAAGGGAAAGCTCCAATTCTTCGTACACTACAGAGGCTGGCCGTCGAGTTTTGACGAATAA
- the LOC135500832 gene encoding P2X purinoceptor 7-like, with protein sequence MSDSNDENYVDSSDTSMSSGSYEDLDIGGNVSVQGYQFEPEYEEGELAAMAQAVEDAAGPDIDGRNEDVDGVADEDRTTLNVEEWCKCTHCDIMATHIECMCCHDQDVVAAKFEDPDSGDVLMECITDHQDFVPVCLNRAVIETTMARLHHAYIERRDDNTPTNKCLRHGAYRQMIFWAHGFLGRKVRRVIPSCVVKRIREVFPAADGQYVGFLEANMDDLDQSD encoded by the exons ATGTCGGATTCGAATGATGAAAACTATgttgacagcagtgacacttcgatgagcagcgggagttatgaagatttggataTAGGGGGAAATGTAAgtgtacagggctaccagtttgagccggaataTGAAGAGGGGGAGCTTGCCGCTATGGCTCAAGCTGTTGAAGATGCAGCTGGACCCGATATTGATGGCCGAAATGAGGACGTGGATGGGGTCGCCGATGAGGACCGGACCACCCTCAATGTTGAGGAGTGGTGCAAATGCACACACTGTGATATTATGGCTACACATATTGAGTGCATGTGCTGCCATGATCAGGATGTAGTGGCAGCCAAGTTTGAGGACCCAGACAGTGGGGACGTTTTGATGGAATGCATCACAGACCACCAGGACTTCGTCCCCGTCTGCCTGAACAGGGCAGTGATCGAAACAACCATGGCCCGGCTACATCACGCCTATATCGAGAGGAGGGATGACAACACTCCGACAAACAA gtgCCTCAGGCATGGGGCCTACCGTCAAATGATCTTTTGGGCCCATGGGTTCCTCGGCCGGAAAGTTCGTCGTGTCATCCCAAGTTGTGTGGTGAAGCGTATTCGGGAGGTATTCCCAGCTGCAGATGGCCAATATGTTGGCTTTCTTGAAGCCAATATGGATGACCTTGACCAGTCAGACTGA